The nucleotide sequence GGTGGCCCGGCGGCTGGCCGACTGCGTCGCCGGGCAGGGACACCTGGTGGCCCGGATGGGCGGCGACGAGTTCGTGATCCTGCTCGACCACGACGCCGGCTGCCGGGCGGTCAAGGCGGTGGCCGACCTCGCGCTGGCGGCGGTCGCCGAGCCGGTGCAGATCGGCAAGCACCGGCTCTCGGTGTCGGCGAGCATCGGCGTCGTCTCCGGGCCGCTCGGCACCACCTCGGTCGCCGAACTGATGCGGGCCGCCGACGTGACCCTCTACTGGGCCAAGGCCGAGGGCCGGAACCGGTGGGTGAGCTACGACCCGGCCCGGCGGGCCCGGGAGAAGACCCGGTCCGCTCTGGTCGCCGGCATGTCGGCGGGACTCCGGCGGGACGAGTTCACCATCGAGTACCAGCCGATCGTGACCCTGGCCGACGAGACCATCTGCGCGGTGGAGGCGCTGGTCCGGTGGCAGCATCCCGAGCTGGGCCTGCTCGGCCCGGACGAGTTCATCGGGCTGGCCGAGGAGACCGGGCTGATCGTCGAACTCGGCCGCTGGGTGCTGACCCGGGCCTGCGAGGCGGCCAGCCGCTGGTACCGGGAGTTCCCCGACGCCCGACTGGTGGTCAGCGTGAACCTGGCCGCCCGGCAGGCCCGCGACCAGGCCGTCGTCGGCACGGTCTCGGAGGTGCTGCGGCAGACCGGCCTCCCGGCCGACCTGCTGCAACTCGAACTGACCGAGAGCGCGGTGATGGCCACCGCGGGCGAGCCGCTGCCCGCGCTGCGCCGGCTGGCCGCCCTCGGGGTACGGCTGGCGATCGACGACTTCGGCACCGGGTACTCCAACCTGGCGTACCTGCGCCGGCTGCCGATCCACAATCTCAAGCTCGCCGGCCCGTTCGTCGAGGGAATCCGGTCCAGCGACCGGCAGGGCCTGGTGGACGGGCGGATCGTGGACGCGCTGGTGCGGCTGGCCCACGCCCTCGGGTTGACGGTCACCGCCGAGGCGGTGGAGACGCTCGGCCAGGCCGACCAGCTCCGGGCGTTGGGCTGCGACGCCGCCCAGGGCCGCTACTTCGCCGCGCCGTCGGCGGAGGGCCAGATCGCCAAGTGGCTCACCGCCCGGGCCGAGCGGCGCCGGGACGGCCTCCCCACCGGGGACCGCACGGCCTGACGTCCGCGCCGCCCGACCTGACGCCGGGTGGCTGCCCGAGCCGAGGCCGGGTGGCGGATGCGGCGGGACCGGTGCCGGTAGGGCAGTCTGGGAGGCGTGGACATGACCGAGACCGAGTCAGTGGTGACCCTGCTCTGTGGCGTGACGATCCTGGTCGGCGTCTGCGGGGTGATCGTGCCGATCATCCCGGGGCTGATTCTGTGCTGGCTGGGTGTACTGGTCTGGTCGTTCTTCGGCGACGGCGAGGGCTTCGGCCGCTGGGTGGTACTCGGCCTGGCCACCGTGATCGCGGCGCTCGGCACCATCGTCAAGTACCTCTGGCCGGGGCGGAACCTGAAGCGCAGCGGGGTGCCGACGATGTCCCTGCTCGCCGGGGGCGTACTGGGGCTGGTCGGGTTCTTCGTGGTGCCGGTGGTCGGGTTGGTGCTCGGCTTCGTACTCGGGCTCTGGCTCGCCGAGCTGGCCCGGCTCGGGGACGCGAAGCAGGCGTGGCCGTCCACCCGGCACGCCCTGTCCGCGGTCGGGTTGGCCCTGCTGGTCGAGTTGGCGGCGGCGCTCGGCATCACCGGTGTCTGGCTGATCGGCCTCGTCCTCACCTGACCCGGCACCACGTCACCGGGCCGCCGGCCACTGTGGGGGCTGTGTCGTGGTGCGGCGGCGCGGGGCGGGCGTTGGCACGACAGGCGTCGTACCCGGTGAGAGAGGTGACCGCGCCCCGCGCCGCCGCGGGAAGCCGGGTCTTCCGAGAACCCGGCGTCGGGCTCCTGCCGTGGAGCCCGTCAGGTCCGGCTGGGCCGGACCGGCGCGCGGGATCGCGCGCGAAGCCGTCCGGTCAGGCCAGCGACCCGGCGCGCCGACGTCGACATCGACGGCACCCGGTGTGCGATTCCTGCCCTGTCACGCCTTGAATCATGCCGACGTAACAGCAGGTCGGCAACGTAATTACCGGTGTCGACCTCCACCGGGCCGGGGCGGCCGGGTCGCGGTCAGCCGAGCGTCAGCCGAGTGTGATGTCCAGTTCGGGTACGTGCTCGGTGCCGGCGGCGAGTACGTCCCCGGTGAGCCCCGGCGGCAGTCCGGCGCCGGCCGCCAGCCGGTGCACGGCGGCCTGCTGCCCGCCGAGCAGCTCCACGGCCCTGCCGAGCAGCGACGGCTGTTCGCGCGGGCCGAGGTCGCCCGGCTCCGGGAAGCCCCACTGGGCGAGCAGCGCCATCCCGCGCCGGTAGGTGTGCTCCCGGTAGACGCCGAGGTCGTGCCCCCGGTAGACCAGGGCCTTCAGGCTCATCCCCCAGCGGCGCTTGAGCTCGTGCAGCCGGTCGAAGTCGAGCCGGGGCGGCAGTTCGTCGCGCAGCGCCACGCTCGGGGCCAGGAACTCAGAGGCGAACGCGGTGGCCTGCCGTTCCAGCAGTTGACTGCCCGGCTCGGCGTCGTGGTGCATCAGCAGGTGGCCCAACTCGTGCGCGGCGTCCATCCGGGACCGGGCGTGGTCGTCCTTGCCCGGGTTGAGGAAGACGAACGGACGCTGGCCGTACCAGTGTGAGAAGGCGTCGACCCGCTCGGAGACGTCCGGCAGGGCCAGCACGATCACCCCGGCGGATTCCAGCAGCCGCACCACGTGCGGTACCGGGGCGGCACCGAGGCCGAACGCCTCCCGGGCGGTGCCGGCGGCGGCGCGTACCTCGGCCGGGCCGATCGGCTCGGCCAGCTCCAGGTGCGGCAGCCGCAGCCGGGGGAGCCGGAGCTGGCGTTCGACCACCTCCACCACCCGCCAGGCGAGTTCGCCGAACGCCTCCGCCTGGTCCCGTTCGGCCTGGCTTGTCGTGCGGAGGCTGCGGAAGTGTGCCTGCCCGGAGGTGACCGGGACGGAGAAGCCGGCGGCGAAGAACTCGACCGGCATCGAGAGCGCCAGGGCCAGCCGGGCCAGCGTCGCCGCCGACGGGCGGGCCTGGCCCAGCTCGTACTGGCTGACCGCCGCCGCCGTGACCCCGACCTGCCGGGCCAGCTCGTTCTTGCGTATCCGCCGCCACCTACGGGCCAGGGCCAGGGCGTGCGGCGCGAACGCGGCGGCGGCCGCGGCGGCGGGTACCGGCGGGCGGAGCCGACCCGTCACGCCGACCGCTCGGCCGACCGGCCGTGGTCGTCGCTCTGCAGGGCGAGCAGGTCCAGCTCGGGAATGGGCAGCTCGTCGGTGCGCGGCTGCGGCACGGCGCCGTCGACGATCGGCAGCGGCGTGGCGGCGGTGGCCGGCTCGCCGAACCAGAGGCGTACCTCGAACCAGGGCGAGCCGCCGTCCCGGTTGTCCCGGGGCAGCCCGATGTACGCCACCGGCTCGCCGGTGACGATGTCGCCGGTGTGCGCGATCCGGACGTGCCGCTTCGGCGGTGCCACCCGGGCGAAGAGTTCGGCGAACTGTTCGGTGTCGTCGAAGGCGAGCTGCCCGTGCCGGCTGTTCTCCACGGCACCGCCGAGCCGGGCCTCGCTGCCCTCCCAGCGGATCGACTCGATCCCGCCCTGCAACGAGTAGAGCCGGACGACGTAGCCGGCGCAGAGGACCTCCAGCGAGTTGTCCTCCAGCCGGACCCCGATCCCGTCCAGAGTGTCGAACTCGGCCTTGCCCAGGTTGGTCAGGTTGCGCCACACCGTGGTGCCGAAGCTCATCGCGTCGTCGCCGAGTTCCGGCTCGTGCCGGTCGGCCGCCCGCCGGTAGACCTGCTGGATCAACCGGCCCAGCCGGTCGAGTACGCCCCGCTCGTCGAGTACCGCCACCGCGTCGTCCAGCAAGCCCATGCGGGAAAACCTAGCCGATGCGCCGGATGATGTTGCCGAAATCAAGTGCCGACACGCCATGGCCCGCCCCGCACCGCGCCCGCTCGGCGCGGCGTCGCCGGTGATCGGTTGACGTGGATCCCGGCGGGGCGGACGATCTCGACAGAGGCGTGACGACGGTCACAGTCTCCATCCCCCCGGATGGCAGGAGACACCGATGAGC is from Micromonospora sp. WMMD1102 and encodes:
- a CDS encoding XRE family transcriptional regulator, producing MTGRLRPPVPAAAAAAAFAPHALALARRWRRIRKNELARQVGVTAAAVSQYELGQARPSAATLARLALALSMPVEFFAAGFSVPVTSGQAHFRSLRTTSQAERDQAEAFGELAWRVVEVVERQLRLPRLRLPHLELAEPIGPAEVRAAAGTAREAFGLGAAPVPHVVRLLESAGVIVLALPDVSERVDAFSHWYGQRPFVFLNPGKDDHARSRMDAAHELGHLLMHHDAEPGSQLLERQATAFASEFLAPSVALRDELPPRLDFDRLHELKRRWGMSLKALVYRGHDLGVYREHTYRRGMALLAQWGFPEPGDLGPREQPSLLGRAVELLGGQQAAVHRLAAGAGLPPGLTGDVLAAGTEHVPELDITLG
- a CDS encoding DUF456 domain-containing protein, which produces MDMTETESVVTLLCGVTILVGVCGVIVPIIPGLILCWLGVLVWSFFGDGEGFGRWVVLGLATVIAALGTIVKYLWPGRNLKRSGVPTMSLLAGGVLGLVGFFVVPVVGLVLGFVLGLWLAELARLGDAKQAWPSTRHALSAVGLALLVELAAALGITGVWLIGLVLT